Proteins encoded in a region of the Nicotiana tomentosiformis chromosome 9, ASM39032v3, whole genome shotgun sequence genome:
- the LOC138898645 gene encoding uncharacterized protein has translation MAEYEACILGLKLAINMNVQELLVIGDSDLLVHHVLGEWAINNTKIFPYLYYVQELMKRFTKIDFKQFSRIQNKFADALATLSSMIQHPDKNFIDPIPVGIHNQPAYCAHV, from the coding sequence atggcagaatatgaggcctgcatcttgGGGCTCAAGTTAGCCATTaacatgaacgttcaggaattgctggtaattggagattcagaccttttggtacatcaTGTTCTTGGAGAATGGGCTATAAATAATACCAAAATATTTCCATATTTGTACTACGTACAAGAGTTGATGAAGAGGTTCACAAAAATAGATTTCAAACAATTTTCGAGAATCCAGAATAAGTTCGCAGATGcgttggccactctatcttccatgatacaacacccagacaagaatttcattgatccTATTCCAGTAGGAAtccataatcagccagcttattgtgctcatgtttaA